In a genomic window of Wyeomyia smithii strain HCP4-BCI-WySm-NY-G18 chromosome 1, ASM2978416v1, whole genome shotgun sequence:
- the LOC129718354 gene encoding aminopeptidase N-like: MWSLSVLLALLLAVSAYGGVPLPARHRLASVRQATAATGYRLPNTTLPLKYNVELTTHVHNSLIVTQFDFQGKVTIELQVLEENVQNITLHYRQITISHVTLTEITNPASEPIINDDSSFTTDTTFEFLTIQAPSVLKPLGTYLLEIQYSGNLRTDNGGFYRSSYTDENGDTKWIATTQFESTDARHAFPCYDEPGIRAPIGLKLTHGSAYHAVSNMPIKSSTGNNNYTTTEFEDTPPMQTYLLAFVVSDFAKVSDPANNQSVYAIPTAIANGDLNFALEAGVRVIQSLENLVGVNYSLPKLDQIAIPDFAAGAMENWGLVTYREEVLMYNETKSPMSQMKRSASIIGHEYAHQFFGNLVSPAWWSYLWLNEGFATFFQYAAAHQAYPKLRIDELFVIEAVQTAFQSDALESTRAMNWYVESPAAIAELFDDIAYQKAGSVLRQLQHAFGDLNFRTGLKYYLEARQMQAATPSDLSAALQRAVTDGSTLTLKVEDILNSWANQEGYPVLHVSRNETGILQLRQERYLLKESQTAAKATWYIPYNLASRQAADFSATLPAGWLTGETNEVHPTTQLNWTSDDWVIFNKQQTGYYRVNYDDNLWSLISHELREGDFKTIHHLNRAQLIDDSLNLARSGHIKYDIALELAQYLISETEFIPWASASNGLSYLNLMLSSSSKYDQFKKYVWSLIEPAFKTYGLTGKAEESHFDKLTRSTLVNWACLVDSEECLTATSALLADVVSNKTADVDPNIKSLVYCHGLRDADRDTFLFVLDRMQRSQDSAERSQLLGSLGCPQDAVLLRTFLETSLDETVGTNYRGQERTRVLSSVVNGGKVGLEIAMEFLEANVAAIDRLYNQFGGRAVGSAVIGMAGRIVSQEQNEKFETLLGKLRAGNYLSDDEESTAKEISGENLLWTNKYLAGLERWLEDNVGSGSMVLRGDYRLFSVLGAAVAVVSYLKL, translated from the exons ATGTGGTCATTATCGGTCCTCCTGGCGTTGCTTCTAGCGGTAAGCGCTTACGGTGGTGTTCCCTTACCAGCAAGGCACCGACTGGCGAGCGTCCGACAAGCCACGGCAGCAACAGGATATCGCCTACCAAACACAACGCTGCCACTGAAATATAATGTCGAGTTGACAACCCACGTGCATAATAGTCTGATAGTGACACAGTTCGATTTCCAGGGAAAAGTCACGATCGAACTTCAAGTGCTGGAGGAAAATGTGCAGAACATCACATTGCACTACCGACAAATAACGATCTCGCACGTAACGCTCACCGAAATAACTAATCCAGCGAGTGAACCCATCATCAACGACGACAGCAGCTTCACGACCGATACAACGTTCGAGTTCCTAACCATCCAAGCACCAAGTGTACTTAAGCCTTTGGGAACTTATTTATTGGAGATTCAGTACAGTGGGAATCTACGAACCGATAATGGGGGATTTTATAGGTCTTCTTACACGGATGAGAACGGTGATACGAAGTGGATTGCCACCACGCAGTTCGAATCCACGGACGCCCGGCACGCTTTTCCGTGCTATGATGAACCTGGAATTCGGGCACCTATCGGATTGAAATTGACTCATGGAAGTGCTTATCATGCGGTCTCTAACATGCCCATCAAGTCCTCCACCGGAAATAACAATTACACCACTACGGAGTTCGAAGACACACCTCCCATGCAAACCTACCTGCTAGCGTTTGTGGTTTCCGATTTCGCTAAGGTCAGTGACCCCGCCAACAACCAGTCCGTGTACGCGATTCCAACTGCCATTGCGAATGGAGATTTGAACTTCGCTCTCGAGGCCGGAGTTAGAGTGATTCAAAGCTTGGAGAATTTGGTGGGCGTGAACTACAGCCTCCCGAAGCTCGATCAAATCGCAATTCCGGACTTCGCCGCCGGTGCCATGGAAAACTGGGGCCTGGTGACCTACCGGGAGGAGGTTCTGATGTACAACGAAACCAAATCACCGATGAGCCAGATGAAACGTTCGGCATCGATAATCGGTCACGAGTACGCTCACCAGTTTTTCGGGAATCTGGTGTCACCTGCGTGGTGGAGTTATCTGTGGTTGAACGAAGGATTTGCCACCTTTTTCCAGTACGCAGCCGCGCATCAAGCCTATCCGAAACTGCGTATTGATGAACTGTTCGTTATTGAAGCCGTACAGACAGCTTTCCAGTCCGATGCCCTGGAGTCCACCCGTGCGATGAACTGGTACGTGGAGTCCCCGGCGGCTATCGCCGAGCTGTTCGATGATATTGCCTATCAGAAAG CTGGATCGGTTCTACGCCAGCTGCAGCATGCCTTCGGAGATCTAAATTTCCGCACCGGATTGAAATACTATCTGGAAGCGCGACAAATGCAGGCCGCTACCCCAAGCGATCTTTCGGCGGCTCTGCAACGGGCTGTTACGGACGGCAGTACTCTGACGCTCAAAGTGGAAGACATTCTAAACTCATGGGCCAACCAGGAAGGCTACCCGGTTCTGCACGTTAGTCGCAACGAAACCGGCATCCTTCAGCTGCGCCAAGAGCGATATCTTCTGAAAGAATCACAGACGGCTGCCAAAGCCACGTGGTACATTCCGTACAATTTGGCCTCGAGACAGGCGGCCGACTTCTCGGCTACGCTCCCCGCCGGCTGGCTTACCGGAGAAACCAATGAAGTACATCCGACAACGCAGCTTAACTGGACAAGCGACGACTGGGTTATCTTCAACAAACAGCAAACCGGCTATTATCGTGTCAATTATGACGACAATCTGTGGAGTCTAATTAGTCATGAGCTGCGTGAGGGCGACTTCAAGACCATTCATCATCTAAACCGAGCGCAATTGATTGATGATTCGCTTAATCTGGCGCGTTCGGGTCACATCAAGTACGATATCGCACTGGAGCTGGCGCAATACCTTATCAGCGAAACCGAGTTCATCCCGTGGGCTTCGGCGAGCAACGGCCTAAGCTATCTGAACTTGATGCTTTCGAGCTCGTCAAAGTATGACCAGTTCAAAAAGTACGTCTGGAGTTTGATTGAACCAGCCTTCAAAACGTACGGATTGACCGGTAAAGCTGAGGAATCCCACTTCGATAAACTCACTCGAAGTACCCTCGTGAACTGGGCCTGCTTAGTGGACTCGGAAGAATGTCTGACGGCGACAAGCGCACTGCTAGCGGATGTGGTTTCTAACAAAACTGCCGACGTTGATCCGAACATCAAATCGTTAGTCTACTGCCATGGATTGCGCGATGCGGACCGTGACACTTTCCTGTTCGTGCTGGACCGCATGCAGCGTTCCCAAGACTCCGCAGAGCGTTCGCAGCTGCTGGGTTCGCTCGGTTGTCCGCAGGACGCTGTGCTGTTGCGCACCTTTTTGGAAACCTCGCTGGACGAAACCGTTGGCACTAACTATCGGGGCCAAGAGCGGACCCGTGTGCTGAGTTCCGTCGTGAACGGGGGTAAGGTTGGACTCGAAATCGCCATGGAGTTCCTGGAGGCGAATGTTGCCGCTATCGATCGACTGTACAATCAGTTCGGTGGTCGAGCAGTTGGATCGGCCGTTATCGGAATGGCGGGACGGATTGTCAGCCAGGAGCAGAATGAAAAG ttCGAAACGTTGCTCGGAAAGTTGCGAGCTGGTAATTATTTGAGCGACGATGAAGAGAGCACTGCTAAGGAGATATCCGGCGAAAATCTTCTGTGGACGAATAAATACCTCGCGGGGCTTGAGCGCTGGCTGGAGGACAACGTTGGTTCCGGTTCGATGGTTCTACGGGGAGATTATCGACTGTTCTCGGTGCTGGGTGCCGCTGTTGCGGTCGTTTCCTATTTGAAATTATGA